The following are from one region of the Chloracidobacterium sp. genome:
- a CDS encoding aquaporin produces the protein MLNAIRNHWPEYLIEAWGLGTFMVSACVFGVLLFHPDSYLAGYGVIFRNVLMGVAMGMTAMAIFKSPWGKRSGAHINPVVTLTFLRLGKISRPDAVMYVAAQFVGGMSGVLLSWLILEERLEAREVNFVATVPGVYGVLAAFAGELTIAFVMMSVVLVTSNHRILYKYTPIFAGLLVAIYIPVVSPISGMSMNPARTFSSAVAGNTWNAVWIYFIAPSIAMLGAAEVYVRAKGSKAVLCAKFDHSGKSRCIFNCRFDDIGIYQRGNEFREVKAAENIEVRNDRHDVDAVARLS, from the coding sequence ATGCTTAACGCCATAAGAAATCACTGGCCCGAATATCTGATCGAGGCGTGGGGCCTCGGCACATTCATGGTGTCAGCATGCGTATTCGGTGTCCTTCTGTTTCATCCGGATTCATATCTTGCAGGATATGGCGTCATCTTTCGCAATGTCCTTATGGGAGTCGCGATGGGAATGACCGCAATGGCGATCTTCAAATCACCGTGGGGAAAACGCTCGGGAGCGCATATCAATCCCGTCGTTACTCTGACATTCCTTCGCCTTGGCAAGATCAGTCGGCCGGATGCCGTAATGTACGTTGCTGCTCAATTTGTTGGCGGCATGTCCGGAGTCCTCCTATCTTGGTTGATCCTTGAAGAGCGGCTCGAGGCCCGAGAGGTGAATTTCGTTGCCACGGTCCCCGGTGTTTACGGTGTCTTGGCTGCTTTTGCAGGCGAGCTGACGATCGCGTTCGTAATGATGTCGGTAGTGCTCGTAACGAGCAATCATCGGATCCTGTATAAGTACACACCGATCTTTGCCGGGCTGTTGGTCGCGATCTACATACCAGTCGTATCACCGATCTCCGGAATGAGCATGAATCCGGCACGTACTTTCAGTTCAGCGGTTGCGGGGAATACATGGAACGCGGTTTGGATCTATTTCATCGCACCGTCGATCGCAATGCTCGGTGCGGCGGAAGTGTACGTTCGTGCAAAAGGCTCTAAAGCCGTACTTTGCGCAAAATTTGACCACAGCGGCAAGTCTCGCTGTATTTTCAACTGTCGATTCGACGATATCGGGATATATCAACGTGGAAATGAATTCAGGGAGGTAAAGGCAGCCGAGAATATCGAGGTCAGGAACGATCGCCACGATGTTGACGCGGTCGCCAGGCTGTCTTGA
- a CDS encoding GMC family oxidoreductase — MKGNYDVIIIGTGAGGGTLARKLAPSGKKILILERGDYVKREPDNWNSRAVNVEAKYNTREVWYDNQGKPLHPHTNYNVGGNTKFYGAALFRMRERDFGELKHYDGISPAWPINYGELEPFYTQAEAMYHVHGTRGEDPTEPPSSAPYPHPAVSHETRIKQLAEDFSAMGVKPFHVPLGIQLKEDSRKSLCVRCATCDGFPCLLNAKADSQTCGVDHATEYPNVTLLTNALVTKLETSSTGRSVTAVNVERNGEKERYTANLVVLSAGAINSAALLLRSANHMHPNGLANSSDQVGRNYMGHVNSVLLAVSKCPNPTVFQKTLAVNDFYFGSEDFPFPMGHISFVGKLDGVTLSAGAPAIAPGFALDQMAKHSLDFWLTTEDLPRPENRVTLNRNGDIVLNYKPNNIEAHKRLQGKLKELMNNQRKCNIHGNECHQGLFSRNLYLAEQIPLAGVAHQNGTIRFGDDPRTSVLDTNCKAHDLDNLYVVDGSFFPSSSAVNPALTIMANALRVGRHLLERMN; from the coding sequence ATGAAAGGAAATTACGATGTGATCATTATCGGCACGGGTGCAGGCGGCGGCACGCTCGCGCGCAAACTCGCACCGTCGGGAAAGAAGATCCTTATTCTCGAGCGCGGCGATTATGTAAAGCGCGAGCCTGATAACTGGAACTCCAGAGCGGTGAATGTCGAGGCGAAATACAACACCCGCGAAGTGTGGTATGACAATCAAGGCAAACCGCTGCACCCCCATACAAATTACAACGTCGGCGGTAACACGAAATTCTACGGGGCCGCCCTGTTCCGGATGCGCGAACGTGATTTCGGCGAACTAAAGCACTATGACGGCATTTCTCCTGCGTGGCCGATCAATTACGGGGAACTCGAGCCCTTTTACACTCAGGCCGAGGCCATGTATCACGTTCACGGGACGCGCGGCGAAGACCCGACCGAACCGCCGTCCAGTGCGCCATATCCGCATCCGGCCGTGAGCCATGAGACGCGTATTAAACAACTCGCCGAAGATTTCTCCGCAATGGGTGTTAAACCATTTCACGTCCCGCTCGGGATCCAATTGAAAGAAGACAGTAGGAAAAGTCTGTGCGTCCGGTGTGCAACCTGCGATGGATTTCCGTGCCTTTTGAACGCGAAGGCGGACTCGCAGACGTGCGGCGTCGACCATGCTACTGAGTATCCGAACGTCACACTCTTGACGAATGCGTTGGTGACAAAACTCGAGACCAGCTCTACCGGCAGGTCGGTCACGGCCGTGAACGTCGAACGCAACGGTGAAAAGGAACGCTACACGGCGAATCTCGTGGTCCTTTCCGCCGGTGCGATCAACTCAGCGGCTCTGCTTTTGAGATCGGCGAACCACATGCATCCGAATGGTCTCGCGAACAGTTCCGATCAGGTCGGTCGAAACTACATGGGTCATGTAAATTCTGTACTGCTTGCCGTTTCAAAATGCCCGAACCCGACGGTTTTTCAAAAGACGCTTGCGGTCAATGATTTTTATTTCGGATCCGAAGATTTCCCGTTTCCAATGGGGCACATTTCGTTCGTCGGAAAGCTGGATGGCGTAACACTATCTGCCGGAGCACCCGCAATTGCGCCGGGCTTCGCACTCGATCAGATGGCCAAACACTCGCTCGATTTTTGGCTGACGACCGAAGACCTGCCGCGTCCCGAAAATCGTGTAACGCTGAACAGGAATGGCGACATCGTTCTGAATTACAAGCCAAACAACATCGAAGCTCATAAACGCCTGCAAGGAAAGCTCAAAGAACTGATGAATAATCAGCGGAAGTGCAACATTCACGGCAATGAATGTCACCAAGGGCTGTTCTCGCGAAATCTCTATCTCGCCGAGCAGATCCCACTCGCCGGCGTTGCACATCAGAATGGAACGATCCGATTTGGAGATGATCCAAGAACTTCCGTTCTCGACACAAATTGCAAAGCCCACGACCTGGACAATCTATATGTCGTCGACGGCAGTTTTTTTCCGTCGAGCTCGGCGGTAAATCCGGCACTAACGATCATGGCGAATGCACTGCGGGTTGGCAGACATTTGCTTGAAAGGATGAACTAA
- a CDS encoding VOC family protein → MKSESKPLNSLKFGWFLVALLSILALFGSSRGQGVSNVESVGFTVSDMDEALDFYTRILPFEKVSEVEVWGHEFERLSGVFGARVRIVRLRLGSETLELTEYLTPQGRPIPVDSRSNDRWFQHIAIIVSDMDKAYALLRANKVRHASTAPQTLPAYITAAAGIKAFYFKDIDDHVLEILQFPQGKGLQKWHDLEKSGRLFLGIDHTAIVVGDTDASLKFYEQRLGLAVAGTSVNYGNEQEHLNNVFGAKLHITGLKTKQDGIAVEFLEYIAPADGRPYPKDSKSNDIWHWQTSFDAGGFESLLTGYRTGFISSGSVLFGNGQLGFRKAALIRDPDGHAVRLTER, encoded by the coding sequence ATGAAGTCGGAAAGCAAACCACTAAATTCCTTAAAGTTCGGCTGGTTCTTGGTCGCTCTGCTATCGATCCTGGCTCTTTTCGGCTCGTCGCGCGGTCAAGGCGTGTCAAACGTCGAATCTGTCGGTTTCACCGTCTCGGATATGGACGAGGCGCTCGATTTTTACACTCGAATTCTGCCATTCGAAAAGGTGTCGGAGGTGGAGGTTTGGGGGCACGAGTTCGAACGTTTATCGGGCGTGTTCGGGGCACGGGTCCGAATCGTTCGACTGAGGCTCGGTAGTGAAACACTTGAACTGACCGAATATTTGACGCCGCAGGGACGCCCGATCCCCGTCGATTCCAGAAGCAACGATCGCTGGTTCCAGCATATTGCGATCATTGTTTCTGATATGGATAAGGCTTATGCGTTGCTGCGGGCAAATAAGGTTCGTCACGCTTCGACCGCACCTCAGACGCTGCCAGCTTACATAACGGCTGCGGCAGGGATCAAGGCATTCTATTTCAAAGATATTGACGATCACGTGCTTGAGATTCTTCAATTTCCTCAGGGCAAGGGCCTGCAAAAATGGCATGATCTCGAAAAATCAGGAAGGCTCTTTCTTGGGATCGATCATACCGCGATCGTGGTCGGCGATACAGACGCCAGCTTGAAATTCTATGAGCAAAGACTCGGTTTAGCGGTGGCCGGAACTAGCGTCAATTACGGCAACGAACAGGAGCATCTCAACAATGTGTTCGGCGCAAAGCTTCATATCACCGGTTTGAAGACAAAACAAGACGGCATCGCAGTCGAGTTTCTTGAATATATAGCGCCGGCGGACGGACGCCCCTACCCGAAGGATTCGAAGTCCAATGATATCTGGCATTGGCAAACCAGCTTTGATGCCGGCGGCTTCGAAAGCCTTCTAACCGGCTATCGTACAGGGTTCATTTCGAGCGGGTCGGTGCTTTTCGGCAATGGTCAGCTTGGGTTTCGCAAAGCGGCTTTGATCCGCGACCCGGACGGACACGCCGTTCGGCTTACCGAACGGTGA